From a single Pseudopipra pipra isolate bDixPip1 chromosome 7, bDixPip1.hap1, whole genome shotgun sequence genomic region:
- the CHRNA1 gene encoding acetylcholine receptor subunit alpha isoform X1, with translation MMKVHHILLLISAAGLALCYEHETRLVEDLFRDYNKVVRPVEDHRDAVVVTVGLQLIQLISVDEVNQIVTTNVRLKQQWIDVNLKWNPDDYGGVKKIRIPSDDIWRPDLVLYNNADGDFAIVKYTKVLLEHTGLITWTPPAIFKSYCEIIVTHFPFDEQNCSMKLGTWTYDGTMVVINPESDRPDLSNFMESGEWVMKDYRGWKHWVYYACCPDTPYLDITYHFLMQRLPLYFIVNVIIPCLLFSFLTGLVFYLPTDSGEKMTLSISVLLSLTVFLLVIVELIPSTSSAVPLIGKYMLFTMVFVIASIIITVIVINTHHRSPSTHTMPRWVRKIFIDTIPNIMFFSTMKRPSRDKQDRNIFAEDIDISDISGKSGSVPVNFYSPLTKNPDVKNAIEGIKYIAETMKSDQEASNAAEEWKFVAMVLDHLLLGIFMLVCFIGTLAVFAGRLIELNQQG, from the exons atgatGAAGGTCCATCACATACTCCTCCTTATCTCTGCAG CTGGGCTGGCCCTGTGCTACGAACACGAGACTCGCCTTGTTGAGGACTTGTTCAGGGACTACAACAAGGTGGTGCGCCCAGTGGAGGACCATCGGGACGCCGTCGTCGTCACCGTCGGGCTGCAGCTCATCCAGCTGATTAGCGTG gatgaaGTAAATCAGATTGTGACAACCAATGTACGCCTGAAACAG CAATGGATAGACGTCAACCTCAAGTGGAATCCAGACGACTACGGTGGCGTGAAAAAAATCCGCATCCCTTCGGATGATATCTGGAGGCCAGACCTTGTTCTTTACAACAA CGCAGATGGTGATTTTGCCATTGTAAAATACACCAAAGTCCTTCTGGAGCACACAGGTCTGATCACCTGGACACCACCAGCTATTTTTAAGAGTTACTGTGAAATTATAGTCACGCACTTCCCATTTGACGAGCAGAACTGCAGTATGAAGTTGGGAACTTGGACATATGATGGGACAATGGTTGTTATTAACCCG GAGAGTGATCGTCCAGATCTGAGTAATTTCATGGAGAGTGGGGAGTGGGTGATGAAGGATTACCGTGGCTGGAAGCACTGGGTTTACTATGCTTGCTGTCCTGATACCCCTTACCTGGACATCACCTACCACTTCCTCATGCAACGCCTGCCTCTCTACTTCATCGTGAATGTCATCATCCCCTGCCTGCTCTTCTCCTTTTTAACAGGGTTAGTTTTTTACCTACCCACAGATTCAG GTGAGAAAATGACTCTCAGCATCTCTGTCCTGCTGTCTTTGACTGTGTTCCTTCTGGTCATTGTGGAGTTGATCCCTTCCACCTCCAGTGCAGTGCCTCTGATAGGCAAATACATGTTGTTTACAATGGTGTTTGTCATCGCTTCAATCATCATCACGGTCATTGTCATCAACACCCACCACCGCTCCCCAAGCACTCACACCATGCCACGCTGGGTCAGGAAG ATCTTTATTGACACAATCCCAAACATCATGTTTTTCTCTACAATGAAACGACCATCCAGGGATAAacaagacagaaatatttttgcagaagATATTGATATTTCTGACATTTCTGGGAAGTCAGGCTCTGTGCCTGTCAACTTCTACTCCCCGCTTACCAAAAATCCAGATGTGAAAAATGCTATAGAGGGAATCAAATACATTGCGGAAACGATGAAATCGGACCAAGAAGCCAGTAAT GCTGCAGAAGAATGGAAGTTTGTTGCGATGGTGCTTGATCATCTTCTCCTTGGCATATTTATGCTGGTTTGTTTTATAGGAACATTAGCTGTATTTGCTGGTCGACTCATTGAATTAAATCAGCAAGGATGA
- the CHRNA1 gene encoding acetylcholine receptor subunit alpha isoform X2, with translation MTAARGSWDDEGPSHTPPYLSGLALCYEHETRLVEDLFRDYNKVVRPVEDHRDAVVVTVGLQLIQLISVDEVNQIVTTNVRLKQQWIDVNLKWNPDDYGGVKKIRIPSDDIWRPDLVLYNNADGDFAIVKYTKVLLEHTGLITWTPPAIFKSYCEIIVTHFPFDEQNCSMKLGTWTYDGTMVVINPESDRPDLSNFMESGEWVMKDYRGWKHWVYYACCPDTPYLDITYHFLMQRLPLYFIVNVIIPCLLFSFLTGLVFYLPTDSGEKMTLSISVLLSLTVFLLVIVELIPSTSSAVPLIGKYMLFTMVFVIASIIITVIVINTHHRSPSTHTMPRWVRKIFIDTIPNIMFFSTMKRPSRDKQDRNIFAEDIDISDISGKSGSVPVNFYSPLTKNPDVKNAIEGIKYIAETMKSDQEASNAAEEWKFVAMVLDHLLLGIFMLVCFIGTLAVFAGRLIELNQQG, from the exons ATGACTGCAGcaagagggagctgggatgatGAAGGTCCATCACATACTCCTCCTTATCTCT CTGGGCTGGCCCTGTGCTACGAACACGAGACTCGCCTTGTTGAGGACTTGTTCAGGGACTACAACAAGGTGGTGCGCCCAGTGGAGGACCATCGGGACGCCGTCGTCGTCACCGTCGGGCTGCAGCTCATCCAGCTGATTAGCGTG gatgaaGTAAATCAGATTGTGACAACCAATGTACGCCTGAAACAG CAATGGATAGACGTCAACCTCAAGTGGAATCCAGACGACTACGGTGGCGTGAAAAAAATCCGCATCCCTTCGGATGATATCTGGAGGCCAGACCTTGTTCTTTACAACAA CGCAGATGGTGATTTTGCCATTGTAAAATACACCAAAGTCCTTCTGGAGCACACAGGTCTGATCACCTGGACACCACCAGCTATTTTTAAGAGTTACTGTGAAATTATAGTCACGCACTTCCCATTTGACGAGCAGAACTGCAGTATGAAGTTGGGAACTTGGACATATGATGGGACAATGGTTGTTATTAACCCG GAGAGTGATCGTCCAGATCTGAGTAATTTCATGGAGAGTGGGGAGTGGGTGATGAAGGATTACCGTGGCTGGAAGCACTGGGTTTACTATGCTTGCTGTCCTGATACCCCTTACCTGGACATCACCTACCACTTCCTCATGCAACGCCTGCCTCTCTACTTCATCGTGAATGTCATCATCCCCTGCCTGCTCTTCTCCTTTTTAACAGGGTTAGTTTTTTACCTACCCACAGATTCAG GTGAGAAAATGACTCTCAGCATCTCTGTCCTGCTGTCTTTGACTGTGTTCCTTCTGGTCATTGTGGAGTTGATCCCTTCCACCTCCAGTGCAGTGCCTCTGATAGGCAAATACATGTTGTTTACAATGGTGTTTGTCATCGCTTCAATCATCATCACGGTCATTGTCATCAACACCCACCACCGCTCCCCAAGCACTCACACCATGCCACGCTGGGTCAGGAAG ATCTTTATTGACACAATCCCAAACATCATGTTTTTCTCTACAATGAAACGACCATCCAGGGATAAacaagacagaaatatttttgcagaagATATTGATATTTCTGACATTTCTGGGAAGTCAGGCTCTGTGCCTGTCAACTTCTACTCCCCGCTTACCAAAAATCCAGATGTGAAAAATGCTATAGAGGGAATCAAATACATTGCGGAAACGATGAAATCGGACCAAGAAGCCAGTAAT GCTGCAGAAGAATGGAAGTTTGTTGCGATGGTGCTTGATCATCTTCTCCTTGGCATATTTATGCTGGTTTGTTTTATAGGAACATTAGCTGTATTTGCTGGTCGACTCATTGAATTAAATCAGCAAGGATGA